Part of the bacterium genome, CGTGACCCTCCCGTCCGAGACTGATCGGTTCGCTTCGGAGAACGATGCCGGCGCGCCGGCGCTTCCACCAACAGGCGGCCCTGGACGGCCCCGCCGCCCTTCACGGCGCCTTCACACGACGCGGGGATAATGGAAGCGGATTGGGGTTGGATTGCAGCAGGGGGACGACGCGCATGCCCGATGCAAAGACCCGCCGGCTCCTCTCTCTGGATGCGTTCCGCGGCGCCGTGATCGCCGGGATGCTTGTCGTCAACAACGTGCCGTGGACCCCCGCGACGCCCCGGCAGCTCATGCATGCGCCCTGGGGGCAGGGCGTGACGTTCACCGACATGATCCTGCCGTGGTTTGTGCTCGCGATGGGCATCGCCGTGCCCCAGGGGCATGCCGTTCGAGGAAGCGCGTGGCTCCGCCTCTGGCGGATCGTCCGCCGGGCCGCGCTGCTCGTGACGTTCGGCGTGCTGCTCAATTCCCTGGAGGCACGCCAACTGACGTTCAACATCGACGTGCTGCAACTGCTCGGACTGTCGTATCTCGTGGCGGCGGCCCTCGGCGGGCTCGCGATCGCGGCGCGACTCGCGGTCGCAGGCACGCTGCTGGCCGCGCACGCAGCCCTGCTGATCCTGGTGCCCGTGCCCGGGTCGGCGCCCGGGGTCCTCCAACAGGGCCATAACATCATCCAGTATCTGAACGACACCTATCTCACGCACTACCATCTGGCGGGGCTGGTGTCGGTCGCGCCGGCGTCCGCGCTCGCCTTGATCGGGAGCGCGGCAGGCGAAGTCCTCCGCCGGGGTGTCCGGCGGGAGATCCCGGCCGCGGTCGCGGTGGCCGTGGTCGGGCTGGGCGGCCTGGTCCTCGCCGCGGGCGGGTCGGCGTGGGGCACCGTGCTCCCGCTCAGCAAGCCGTTGTGGACCCCGTCCTACGCGTTGCTCGCCGGCGGGCTCGGGCTGGTCCTGCTGATGCTGTTCTACGTCCTGGCCGACGTGGCGGGGTGGCGCGTGATCGCCGCCCCGCTCGCGGTGCTCGGCGCGAACGCGATCGTCGCCTACGTGGTGCCGGTCCTGTTCAAGGTGCTGATCCTCGACGCCTGGCACGCGCGGACGGCGGCCGGCGCGTTCGTCACGCTCGAGAGTGCGATCATCTCGTCGCTCCTCGCGCGCCTGGGGACCGTGCCGACGCTGTGGGTCTATACCGGCATCTACGCCGCCCTCTGGTGGCTCGTGCTGTTGCCGCTGTATCGCGCCCGCATCTTCGTCCGCGTCTAACTCCGTCCCCGCTCTTCTCGCCGCGGGCGCGGGGGATCGCGCCGTCCCGGGCGTCGGGCGCCGCGCGGACCTTCAGCTTAGGATAGAATAGAGGAACGATGCGACGTTTCCCCGCGGCCGTGCTCGTCGTGCTCGGAGCCGCCGTGCTCGCCGCGGCCGCGCCGCAGAGCGGAGCCGTGCCGGGTCCCGTTGCCGGTATCCGCCTCCTGGTGCGGACCGGCGACCGGGCCCCCGGCGCCGGCACGTTCACGGTCCTGTCCGATCCGGCGCTCAACGACCGCGGCGACATCGCCTTCGGGGGACAAACGAGCGCGCGGCGGGCCGCGCAGGCGCTGTACCTGCGACATGACGGCCGCGTGTCCCCGTTGGTCGCGGCCGGCCGGGCGGCCGCGACCGGCGGGACGTTCTCCACGTTCAGCGATGTGGTGCTGAATAACCGCGGCACCGTGATCTTCCTGGGGCGGACGACCGACCGGAATGCCCGGCTCGGCCTCTACGCCGCGCGCAGCGGGACGGTGGCGTCGATCGCGGCGACAGGGCAGCCGGCCCCGACCGGCGGCGTCTTCACCGACTTCGCCAATCCCACGATCAACGGGCGCGACGTGATCGCATTCGTCGGCCGCACGAACGGGACGGGGCAGGAAGGAATCTTCACGAACATCGAAGGCACGACGAGCGCCGCCGTGATGGGCGGGCAGCCCGCGCCGACGGGCGGGTTGTTTCAGTTCTTTTTGGACGGCACCCCGGCGGAGAACGACCGCGGCCAGATCGCGTTCGTCGCCGCGACCACCAACCGCGCGACGCAGGGCGTGTACGTGCTCAGCGAGGGCCGCGTCGTCCCCGTCGTGACGACGGACGACTCGGCGCCCGTCGGCGGTCCGTTCACCGAATTCGGGTTCGTGACTCTCACGAGCACCGGCACGGTGGGGTTCGTCGGGCGCACGGCGCACAGTGCGGTCCGCGAGGCGCTGTACGCGACCGGGCGCGCGGTGCTGGTGACCCTCGCACGGCAGGGCGAGACGGTGGCCGGCGTGTCGCTCACCACGTTTGTCAACGCGGCGATGGACAATGCGGAGGATGTCATCTTTGAGCCGGGTGTTCCGGACGTGTTTCCTCACCGCATCTACCTCGCCCGCCGGTCGGGCGTGGCGGTGATCGCCCGGGCCGGAGATCCGGCGCCGGGCGGCGGCCGGTTCGCCGCCTTCAGCCAGCCGGTGGTGAACGGCCGCGGCGCGGCGGCGTTCGTCGCGGAGACGGACGACGGCCGGCACGGCATCTATCTGGTGACGCTGCGATGAGCGCCGCCGAACCGCCGTCGGGGCCGCCCGTCGAGGCGTCGGACGGGACGGCGGCCCTGGCCGCGCTGTGGGCCGTGCAGCAGGTCGATGCGCGCCTGGCGGCCTTGCGCGCGGAGCGGGCCGCCCTGGACGACGGTACGGCGCTGCGGGCGGAGGCCGCCTCCGCCCGGCAGGCGGCAGACGACGCCGCCGCGCGGCTGCATGCCGCGCACGCGACGCTCCGCGACCACGAACTGCAGCTGGCCACGGCGGAGACGAAGCAGAAGAAGGCGTCCGGCGACCTCTACGGAGGCCGCGTCTCGAACCCCAAGGAGCTCGCCGGA contains:
- a CDS encoding DUF5009 domain-containing protein, encoding MPDAKTRRLLSLDAFRGAVIAGMLVVNNVPWTPATPRQLMHAPWGQGVTFTDMILPWFVLAMGIAVPQGHAVRGSAWLRLWRIVRRAALLVTFGVLLNSLEARQLTFNIDVLQLLGLSYLVAAALGGLAIAARLAVAGTLLAAHAALLILVPVPGSAPGVLQQGHNIIQYLNDTYLTHYHLAGLVSVAPASALALIGSAAGEVLRRGVRREIPAAVAVAVVGLGGLVLAAGGSAWGTVLPLSKPLWTPSYALLAGGLGLVLLMLFYVLADVAGWRVIAAPLAVLGANAIVAYVVPVLFKVLILDAWHARTAAGAFVTLESAIISSLLARLGTVPTLWVYTGIYAALWWLVLLPLYRARIFVRV
- a CDS encoding choice-of-anchor tandem repeat NxxGxxAF-containing protein, whose product is MRRFPAAVLVVLGAAVLAAAAPQSGAVPGPVAGIRLLVRTGDRAPGAGTFTVLSDPALNDRGDIAFGGQTSARRAAQALYLRHDGRVSPLVAAGRAAATGGTFSTFSDVVLNNRGTVIFLGRTTDRNARLGLYAARSGTVASIAATGQPAPTGGVFTDFANPTINGRDVIAFVGRTNGTGQEGIFTNIEGTTSAAVMGGQPAPTGGLFQFFLDGTPAENDRGQIAFVAATTNRATQGVYVLSEGRVVPVVTTDDSAPVGGPFTEFGFVTLTSTGTVGFVGRTAHSAVREALYATGRAVLVTLARQGETVAGVSLTTFVNAAMDNAEDVIFEPGVPDVFPHRIYLARRSGVAVIARAGDPAPGGGRFAAFSQPVVNGRGAAAFVAETDDGRHGIYLVTLR